AACAGCCAGTCCAAACCCAATTAAAAAGAGAAACAAGAAACCCATTCTATCTCACCATCCAAGCCTGTCCAATCTATTTCTATTATTTTATGAGTGAGATAGAAAAAAATGATTTATTTTCATTTACCATCTAAAAAAGACTGACCGCAATAAGCAGTCAGTCTTCCAATTCAGCTGTCTTTCATATTAACTATATTTTTTAAAAATAAGTGCGACATTGTGTCCCCCAAATCCGAGTGAGTTGCTGACAACAACGTCCACATCCTGTTTTCTTGATTCGTTCGGTACATAATCAAGATCACAATCCGGATCAGGTGTCTCATAATTTACAGTTGCCGGCAAAACATTATCGGTAATTGATTTAATGGCAATTAACGATTCAATTCCGCCTGCTGCTCCAAGCAAATGCCCCGTTACCCCTTTTGTTGATGAAACAGCGAGTTCGGAAGCATGATCACCAAATACCGTTTTGATTGCTATTGTTTCGTACTTATCATTAAGGGCTGTACTTGTTCCATGTGCATTAACATAATCAACATCAGTTGCCTGGATTCCCGCATCATCAATGGCCTGTTGCATCGCACGTGCCGCTCCTTCACCATTCTCAGCAGGAGCTGTAACATGGTATGCATCGCCTGTTGCACCATATCCGACAATTTCACCGTATATATGTGCACCTCTTTCTTGCGCTGATTCCAGTGTTTCCAGTACCATGATACCCGAACCTTCACCCATTACAAAGCCGTCACGGTTTTTGTCAAACGGGCGACTTGCCGTTTTTGGATCCTCATTTAATGACAATGCTTTGGCCGAACAGAATCCTGCAAATGCCATATTTGAAATAGGTGCCTCTGTACCACCTGCAATGATGTAGTCTGCATCACCACGCTGAATTGTTTTGAATGCATCACCAATCGAACTTGCACCCGAAGCACATGCTGTTGTTGAACAAGAGTTGATGCCCTTTGCGCCAAGCTGAATGGATACCTGGCCTGCAGCCATATCAGGAATCATCATTGGTACGAAAAACGGACTTACACGACGGGGACCCTTTTCAAGAAATTTCGTGTGCTGGTCTTCCCATGTCTGCATGCCGCCGATACCTGAACCGATCCAGACACCAACACGATTGGCATTACTTTCATCAATAGTCAAATTCGCATCGTCAACTGCCATCCTCGCAGCTGCGACTGCATACTGTGTGAATGGGTCCATCTTCCTGGCGTCTTTTTTGTCCATATAATTTGTTGGGTCAAAGTCTTTTACTTCAGCAGCAACTTTTGCGGGAAAAGCGTCTTTATTTACCTTTGTTACAAAATCTATTCCGGAATTTCCCGCAACAATATTATCCCACATCGTTTCAACATCATTTCCAACGGGGGATATTGCACCAAGTCCCGTAACTACTACTCTTTTTTGTTCCATTTGGTACTCCTCCTATGACGAATACTGTTAATTTACCTGCCCCAGCGGAGTGCGATTGCGCCCCATGTTAAACCTCCGCCGAATCCTACCATCACGATTAAATCATTATCTTTTATTTTACCATTTTTAACTTCTTCGGATAAAGCAATTGGAATGGAAGCTGATGAATTATTTCCGTATTTTTTGATGGATGTCGCCATCTTATCTTCGGAAATGCCTAACCGTTCGCGTGCCGCTTCCATAATTCGGATATTTGCCTGATGCGGAATCAGGTAATCAACATCCTCTTTATTATAGCCAAGTTGTTCAATGACATTTACCGATGATTCCGGCATTTGGCGAACAGCAAATTTGAATACTTCGCGCCCATTCATCTGTAAATGATCTTGTTCATCCTGAT
The genomic region above belongs to Virgibacillus doumboii and contains:
- the fabF gene encoding beta-ketoacyl-ACP synthase II, coding for MEQKRVVVTGLGAISPVGNDVETMWDNIVAGNSGIDFVTKVNKDAFPAKVAAEVKDFDPTNYMDKKDARKMDPFTQYAVAAARMAVDDANLTIDESNANRVGVWIGSGIGGMQTWEDQHTKFLEKGPRRVSPFFVPMMIPDMAAGQVSIQLGAKGINSCSTTACASGASSIGDAFKTIQRGDADYIIAGGTEAPISNMAFAGFCSAKALSLNEDPKTASRPFDKNRDGFVMGEGSGIMVLETLESAQERGAHIYGEIVGYGATGDAYHVTAPAENGEGAARAMQQAIDDAGIQATDVDYVNAHGTSTALNDKYETIAIKTVFGDHASELAVSSTKGVTGHLLGAAGGIESLIAIKSITDNVLPATVNYETPDPDCDLDYVPNESRKQDVDVVVSNSLGFGGHNVALIFKKYS